Genomic DNA from Etheostoma cragini isolate CJK2018 unplaced genomic scaffold, CSU_Ecrag_1.0 ScbMSFa_1761, whole genome shotgun sequence:
TCAGAATAATGAGGTAGTACCTCAGAATAATGAGTTAGTTTCTCAGAATAATGAGGTAGTACCTTAGAGTAATGAGTTAGTTTCTCTGAATAATGAGGTAGTTTCTCAGAATAATGAGGTAGTACCTTAGAGTAATGAGTTAGTTTCTCAGAATAATGAGGTAGTACCTCAGAATAATGAGTAAGTTTCTCAGAATAATGAGGTAGTACCTCAGAATAATGAGTATGTTTCTCAGAATAATGAGGTattatctcaaaataatgaggTAGTACCTCAGAATAATGAGGTAGTACCCCAGAATAATGAGGTAGTACCTCAGAATAATGAGTTTGTTTCTCAGAATAATGAGTTAGTTCCTCAGAATAATGAGGTAGTACCTCAGAATAATGAGGTAGTTTCTCAGAATAATGAGGTAGTTTCTCAGAATAATGAGGTAGTACCTCAGAATAATGAGGTGTTATCTCAGAATAATGAGGTAGTATCTCAGAATAATGAGGTAGTACCTCAGAATAATGAGGTAGTTTCTCAGAATAATGAGGTAGTACCTCAGAATAATGAGGTGAGTCAGACTCACATGTGGCGTCCCAGTAATCGGTGTCATCTGTTTTCCCATCAGCCTTTGGGGCCGGCGGCGTCGGCTCCGTCTCTTTCCAGAGAAGGTCGTAGTTATCAGTCACGGGGGCGTAAGGGTCTTTGACGTCCGGCGTCCAGTAGTCGTCGTAGGCGTCGGGCGCCGCGGCGGTCGGGTCTCTCTCCTCCGGCGTCCAGAGGTCGTCGTAGGCGTCGGGCGCCGCGGCCGTCGGGTCTCTCTCCTCCGGCGTCCCGTAGTCGTCGTAGGCGTTGGGCGCCGCGGCCGTCGGGTCTCTCTCCTCCGGCGTCCCGTAGTCGTACGACAGCTCCGTTACCGGGCGGGGGGGCTGAGGCCGCGGCGGCGTGGGCTCGGCCTCCCAGTAGTCATCGTCCGGTTTCCAGTAATCATCATCTGAcggagaaagacaggaaaggtCTGTCTGCTGCTCACGGCCCCCCAGGTCCCCACTAGGGGGTAAGTgcgtgtatctgtgtgtgtgtgtgtgtgtgtgtaaatctgtgtgtgtgtgtgtggtctaggtttagctacatttgtggggaccaaaaactgtgaatccagtatacttatggggacctgacagctttgtggggaccaaaatgctggtccccttaacgttaaagggcttttagaggactaagacttggttttaggagtagggttagagttaggttatggttagggttagggtgagggttaaggttaggcatttaggtttgatggttaaggttagggttagggtaagggttaaggttaggcatttaggtttgatggttaaggttagggttagggtgagggttaaggttaggcatttaggtttgatggttaaggttagggttaggttagagAAAGTTCTCTCGATGATCCCCCCCGCTTCGTCCGACGACTGGGCAGTTCGATAGGGGATCAAAGGCAAGTGCACGGGCCGGCGCCA
This window encodes:
- the LOC117940132 gene encoding nuclear pore complex-interacting protein family member B3-like, which produces QTDLSCLSPSDDDYWKPDDDYWEAEPTPPRPQPPRPVTELSYDYGTPEERDPTAAAPNAYDDYGTPEERDPTAAAPDAYDDLWTPEERDPTAAAPDAYDDYWTPDVKDPYAPVTDNYDLLWKETEPTPPAPKADGKTDDTDYWDATYEVPDGEEVGPEIRVETLP